From Nicotiana tabacum cultivar K326 chromosome 20, ASM71507v2, whole genome shotgun sequence, one genomic window encodes:
- the LOC107817540 gene encoding la-related protein 6B-like, translated as MALEDDTLFLDSLNSPSATSSSASLDLDHSFEYSSTTPSSSSPSQPLSLPRNSSLTKLNARAAAFIPRSSSSPSLSSAMLAKSSSSPSLASLSRSASRADSHQPGNGIGPGPVIPQNGQTVVHVIATPAATFHQITTHVPGVQNYIYTSQLPVQYPYGGIGKGFVDHGGMPAVVVIGADSDLNNAGLSEEACQKIVNQVEFYFSDINLATTDHLIRIMFKDPEGYVPMSVVASFKKIKALTSSHALVAKILRTSTKLVVSEDGKKVRRQFPLSEKDLEELQSRIVVAENLPEDHCHQNLMKIFSAVGSVKMIRTCQPQSSNGGASSASRTGKSDSTLYSTKLHAFVEYESVELAEKAVMELNDENNWRNGLKLRILNRCTGKSGQNRGKKVGHESVLNFKEEDAFGSEASEKHNEDLWHHFDTHLSDLAEEHGTDGLRKGLNRSWIKGQGQGRGRLQFHQNNRGGHLGGAPTSTMRRAYSVGSALSNFNRVSLAGHPSMLSEQSAPAKQASVPRMPDGTRGFSMGRGKPVAIKTA; from the exons atggctttAGAAGATGATACATTATTTCTTGATTCCCTGAATTCACCATCAGCTACGTCTTCATCAGCGTCGCTTGATCTTGATCATTCATTTGAATATTCATCAACaacaccttcttcttcttctccatctcaGCCTTTGTCTTTGCCTAGGAACTCTTCTTTAACAAAGCTCAACGCACGTGCAGCTGCATTCATTCCACGTAGCTCGTCTTCGCCTTCCTTGTCGTCTGCCATGTTGGCGAAATCGTCCTCGTCGCCATCATTGGCGTCACTTTCTCGTTCTGCATCCCGAGCTGATTCACATCAGCCCGGGAACGGGATCGGGCCTGGACCCGTTATCCCGCAGAATGGACAGACGGTCGTGCATGTTATTGCTACGCCTGCAGCGACTTTTCATCAGATCACGACACATGTACCTGGTGTCCAGAATTACATATATACATCTCAATTGCCTGTGCAATATCCATACGGTGGCATTGGTAAAGGATTTGTTGATCATGGGGGTATGCCCGCGGTGGTGGTTATTGGTGCTGATTCTGATCTGAATAATGCAGGGTTAAGTGAAGAAGCTTGTCAAAAAATTGTTAATCAG GTGGAGTTTTATTTTAGTGATATAAATCTGGCAACAACTGATCATTTAATAAGGATTATGTTCAAGGATCCAGAAGGATATG TACCAATGTCAGTGGTTGCATCATTCAAGAAGATTAAAGCTCTCACAAGTAGTCATGCCCTGGTTGCAAAAATTCTGCGGACCTCAACAAAGCTT GTGGTGAGTGAAGATGGAAAGAAGGTTAGACGCCAATTTCCGCTGAGTGAAAAGGACTTGGAAGAGCTGCAA TCTCGCATAGTGGTTGCTGAGAATTTACCCGAGGATCACTGCCACCAGAACCTCATGAAGATTTTCTCAGCAGTTGGAAG CGTAAAAATGATTCGGACATGCCAACCTCAGTCTTCCAATGGTGGGGCTTCTTCAGCATCTAGAACTGGAAAATCAGATAGCACACTGTATAGTACCAAG TTGCATGCATTTGTGGAATACGAATCAGTTGAATTGGCTGAGAAGGCG GTTATGGAGCTAAACGATGAGAATAACtggagaaatggtctgaaactccGCATATTGAACAGGTGCACG GGAAAATCTGGTCAAAATCGAGGGAAGAAAGTCGGTCATGAGAGTGTGCTCAACTTCAAGGAAGAAGATGCTTTCGGATCAGAGGCCAGCGAGAAACATAACGAAGACTTATGGCACCACTTTGATACTCACTTGAGTGACCTTGCA GAGGAACATGGCACTGATGGGCTGAGGAAAGGGCTCAATCGCAGTTGGATTAAGGGACAGGGTCAGGGACGCGGACGTCTCCAGTTTCATCAAAACAATCGTGGAGGTCATTTAGGCGGAGCTCCCACATCAACTATGAGGCGTGCATACAGTGTGGGGAGTGCACTGTCAAACTTCAATCGTGTTAGTCTAGCAGGGCATCCCTCTATGCTTTCTGAGCAGTCAGCACCAGCCAAGCAAGCTTCCGTTCCTCGGATGCCAGATGGCACTAGAGGATTTTCCATGGGTCGAGGTAAGCCAGTTGCTATTAAAACAGCATAA